In Sphingomonas sanxanigenens DSM 19645 = NX02, the following proteins share a genomic window:
- a CDS encoding glycoside hydrolase family 130 protein: protein MSADVPIARSPHFIKPDHRRTVIRTFMPGDSPNALERGQTRAERIVERILGLPEDELADEYARLLSVLCGRHRDVEKVFLQRYENARVLLRGSFSASGARAKLIGAYFSEEYAYQSAALFNPSIVRHPDQSGCPPGALRFILSLRAIGEGHLSSIAFRTGTWQPGRDIILDAASPLAATPRIKYPENDAAAVHLHCEDSRDLSETVLFPILERQRGGIEDLRLTSLQMEDGSTLFAGTYTAVGGRGIAQELLTTRNFIDFKMHRLEGLIAASKGMALFPRLIEGRYAMLGRHDNENIWLLLSENLHHWDGGIRIVNPRWTWEFTQLGNCGSPIETADGWLVFTHGVGAMREYCIGACLLDRSEPSRVIARTRRPLLRPSPEERYGYVPNVVYSCGALLSGNDILLPYGVADSFTAFSTLSLDALLAAMD from the coding sequence ATGAGTGCGGACGTTCCGATCGCGCGAAGTCCGCACTTCATCAAACCCGACCATCGAAGAACGGTTATACGAACGTTCATGCCCGGCGACTCGCCGAATGCCTTGGAGCGGGGTCAGACCCGGGCCGAGCGCATTGTCGAGCGGATCCTCGGCTTGCCTGAGGATGAATTGGCGGACGAGTACGCACGGCTGCTGAGTGTTCTTTGCGGCCGCCACCGCGACGTGGAAAAGGTCTTTCTCCAGCGCTACGAGAACGCCAGAGTACTGCTCCGCGGGAGCTTTTCGGCGAGTGGCGCTCGCGCAAAGCTGATCGGCGCCTATTTCAGCGAGGAATATGCCTATCAGTCGGCTGCCCTGTTCAACCCGAGCATCGTCAGGCATCCGGATCAGTCGGGTTGTCCGCCAGGCGCGTTGCGGTTCATCCTCTCGCTACGGGCGATCGGCGAAGGGCATCTTTCGTCCATCGCCTTCAGAACGGGCACCTGGCAGCCCGGGAGAGACATCATCCTAGATGCGGCGAGCCCGCTGGCGGCCACGCCCCGAATCAAATATCCCGAAAACGATGCTGCTGCTGTGCATCTTCATTGCGAGGACAGCCGCGACCTCTCAGAGACCGTCCTGTTCCCGATCCTCGAGCGGCAGCGCGGCGGCATCGAGGATCTTCGGCTCACCAGCCTCCAAATGGAGGACGGGTCGACACTGTTTGCAGGGACCTACACGGCGGTCGGGGGACGAGGAATCGCCCAGGAGTTGCTCACCACCCGAAACTTCATCGACTTCAAGATGCACCGGCTCGAGGGACTGATCGCCGCCTCGAAGGGAATGGCGCTGTTTCCCCGCCTGATCGAGGGCCGTTACGCGATGCTCGGTCGGCACGACAATGAGAATATTTGGCTTCTGCTGTCCGAAAACCTGCATCACTGGGACGGCGGCATCAGGATCGTAAACCCGCGATGGACATGGGAGTTCACACAGCTCGGCAACTGTGGATCGCCGATCGAAACTGCCGATGGTTGGCTCGTCTTCACGCATGGCGTCGGAGCGATGCGGGAATATTGCATCGGTGCGTGCCTTCTCGATCGATCGGAGCCCAGCCGTGTGATCGCCCGCACACGCCGGCCGCTGCTGCGCCCGTCCCCGGAGGAGCGATACGGCTACGTCCCGAACGTCGTTTATAGCTGCGGCGCGCTGCTGAGCGGGAACGACATATTGCTCCCATATGGCGTCGCAGACAGCTTCACTGCCTTTTCGACCTTGAGTCTTGATGCTCTGTTGGCCGCGATGGACTAG
- a CDS encoding YfdX family protein, whose amino-acid sequence MALQETENALAALDKKDAKAATAALERATGKLEIVLARNPSLALAPVDVSVVSYDVLGSVDAVNALRKSAEDALEDGRLQEARHLIDGLASETVVRVSNLPLATYPDAIKAAAVLVAQNKLDEAKAALEAALSTIVIRDVIHPLPLTRASAAIEEARKLAANAQRGAGDEARIQRLLTTAREQLRLGQALGYATKDEMKDLLKTVDEIEDGTKNKGAATSIFDKIRERFKKATESSQPAEKK is encoded by the coding sequence TTGGCGCTGCAGGAGACGGAGAATGCTCTTGCCGCGCTCGACAAGAAAGATGCCAAGGCCGCGACCGCCGCTCTCGAGCGCGCGACGGGCAAGCTGGAAATCGTGCTCGCGCGCAACCCCAGCCTTGCTCTCGCCCCGGTCGACGTCAGCGTCGTCAGCTACGACGTCCTGGGTTCGGTGGACGCCGTGAACGCGCTGCGGAAATCGGCCGAGGACGCGCTCGAGGATGGGCGGTTGCAGGAAGCACGCCATCTCATCGACGGGCTGGCGAGCGAGACCGTCGTGCGGGTCAGCAATCTCCCGCTCGCGACCTACCCGGACGCGATCAAGGCGGCCGCGGTCCTGGTCGCGCAGAACAAGCTCGATGAAGCGAAGGCGGCGCTCGAAGCGGCGCTCAGCACGATCGTGATCCGCGACGTGATCCACCCGCTCCCGCTGACGCGGGCAAGCGCGGCGATCGAAGAGGCGCGCAAGCTGGCCGCGAACGCACAGCGGGGCGCCGGAGACGAGGCGAGGATTCAGCGACTGCTGACCACTGCGCGCGAGCAGCTCCGGCTCGGTCAGGCGCTCGGCTATGCGACCAAGGACGAAATGAAGGACCTGCTCAAGACGGTCGACGAGATCGAGGACGGCACCAAGAACAAGGGGGCGGCGACCAGCATCTTCGACAAGATCCGCGAGCGCTTCAAGAAGGCAACGGAGTCGAGTCAGCCTGCGGAGAAAAAGTGA
- a CDS encoding DUF5335 domain-containing protein, with protein MNVVPKAEWPQYLNRVSRGLTGLRAEIEVASLELGDQIEAQYLPITGIFYDHKDDLVGVTLEGLDHMIRHPQSIYVEESGDGVAAIAVIDRDGTNHLIKLRRPLALPAPDQ; from the coding sequence GTGAACGTCGTTCCTAAGGCGGAATGGCCTCAATATCTGAACCGCGTGTCCCGCGGCTTGACCGGGCTTCGAGCCGAAATCGAAGTCGCATCGCTCGAACTCGGCGATCAGATCGAAGCGCAATACCTGCCGATCACCGGAATCTTCTATGACCACAAGGATGACTTGGTCGGTGTGACGCTCGAGGGGCTGGATCACATGATCCGCCACCCGCAGTCGATCTATGTCGAAGAATCCGGCGATGGCGTTGCGGCGATCGCGGTGATCGATCGCGACGGAACGAATCACCTCATCAAGCTGAGGCGGCCGCTGGCGCTGCCCGCCCCCGACCAATGA
- a CDS encoding helix-turn-helix domain-containing protein, whose protein sequence is MNRGRKVVPPPLGNGFNSKLIMLKDRQELPARPESDGLYWILSGAIQTSIISEDGRRWIGGFYLPGEFILLERDEVRSQFAQALCLTSLIMTDRSVLEGLSQFDHFTCATITTWFLRTYRIALRTGFLLGRSNAMERLAFFLLDLMQRLEGRRHFHLLMSRADIGDHLGLTSETVTRTFTLLQRHNYVQVNGRNLEILDPIGLARLAAAVVTT, encoded by the coding sequence ATGAATCGCGGGCGAAAGGTCGTTCCTCCGCCTCTAGGAAATGGCTTCAACTCCAAACTCATCATGTTGAAGGACCGCCAGGAACTCCCTGCACGGCCCGAGTCGGATGGCCTCTACTGGATCCTCTCCGGCGCCATCCAAACCAGCATCATCTCCGAGGATGGTCGCCGCTGGATCGGCGGCTTCTACCTGCCGGGGGAATTCATCCTGCTCGAACGCGACGAGGTGCGCAGCCAGTTCGCCCAGGCCCTGTGCCTGACCTCGCTCATCATGACGGATCGCAGCGTGCTCGAGGGCCTGTCGCAGTTCGATCACTTCACATGCGCCACGATCACGACCTGGTTTCTGCGCACCTATCGGATCGCGCTCCGCACCGGTTTCCTACTCGGGCGGTCGAATGCCATGGAGCGGCTGGCGTTCTTTCTTCTCGATCTCATGCAGAGGCTGGAAGGGCGCCGCCACTTCCATCTGCTCATGTCCAGAGCCGACATCGGCGACCATCTCGGGCTAACCAGCGAGACTGTGACGCGGACCTTCACCCTGCTCCAGCGGCATAATTATGTGCAGGTGAATGGCCGCAACCTTGAAATCCTGGATCCGATCGGGCTTGCGCGTCTGGCGGCGGCGGTGGTCACGACCTGA
- a CDS encoding Crp/Fnr family transcriptional regulator: MNFIPCEDCALRRLALFKKFTAPELSFVRALKNNQIDVPARRVIIEPGRFAGKLYTLYAGWAYRYKLTPTGQRQIIDILLPGSLIGLQQLMLGDSESGVESLTPVTLCVLTGRSIDELFQRHSHLSEAMVFALMEDQRRADRRMALVAKQNGAERLAYFLLELVDRLVALDLGQDAMSYFPLQRRHLADLLGLSETHVSRSMQELRRGDLAAIAANSLVIRNRQLMINLSGYTLSTREHPRLLL, from the coding sequence ATGAACTTCATACCGTGTGAAGACTGCGCGCTTCGCCGGTTGGCGCTGTTCAAGAAGTTTACAGCGCCCGAGCTCAGCTTTGTGCGCGCCCTCAAGAATAATCAGATCGATGTTCCTGCGCGCCGCGTGATCATCGAGCCTGGGCGGTTCGCCGGAAAGCTGTACACGCTGTATGCGGGATGGGCATATCGCTATAAGCTTACACCAACCGGGCAACGACAGATCATCGACATTCTGCTGCCGGGTAGCCTGATCGGTCTCCAACAGTTGATGCTGGGCGATTCGGAGAGCGGTGTCGAAAGCCTAACCCCCGTGACGCTGTGCGTGTTGACAGGGCGCAGTATCGACGAGCTGTTTCAGCGGCACAGCCACCTCTCCGAGGCGATGGTCTTCGCGCTCATGGAGGACCAGCGCCGCGCCGATCGCCGCATGGCGCTTGTCGCGAAGCAGAATGGCGCTGAACGCCTAGCCTACTTCCTCCTTGAGCTTGTAGATCGCCTCGTTGCGTTGGACCTCGGGCAAGATGCGATGTCGTATTTCCCGCTTCAGCGTCGCCATCTGGCTGACCTCCTCGGCTTATCTGAAACCCATGTCAGCCGCTCGATGCAGGAACTTCGCCGCGGCGATCTGGCAGCGATCGCAGCGAACTCGCTCGTGATCCGCAACCGGCAGCTCATGATCAACCTTTCGGGCTATACACTGTCGACTCGGGAGCACCCTCGCCTTCTGCTCTGA
- a CDS encoding Hsp20/alpha crystallin family protein, translated as MSIRDLIPWSRQENKVPAQVSAAGAASDPVLSLHREVNRLFEDVFRGFGVPALAGVERGLLAPSVELAETDKEIRVTAELPGLDEKDVEVIVEEGVLTLRGEKKSEVEDKDRGYSERSYGRFERRIGLPKGIEQEKASATFKNGVLTVTVPKSASAAESVRRIAVNSSQA; from the coding sequence ATGTCCATTCGTGATCTGATCCCCTGGAGCCGTCAGGAGAACAAGGTTCCTGCTCAGGTCAGCGCCGCGGGCGCTGCGAGCGACCCGGTGCTCTCGCTGCACAGGGAAGTGAACCGCCTGTTCGAAGATGTCTTCCGTGGCTTCGGCGTGCCGGCGCTTGCCGGCGTCGAGCGAGGGCTCCTCGCGCCGAGCGTTGAGCTTGCTGAAACCGACAAGGAAATCCGCGTCACGGCCGAACTCCCCGGACTCGACGAAAAGGACGTGGAAGTCATCGTCGAGGAAGGCGTCCTCACGCTCCGTGGCGAGAAGAAGTCGGAGGTCGAGGACAAGGACCGGGGTTACTCCGAGCGGAGCTACGGGCGCTTCGAGCGCCGCATCGGCCTTCCCAAGGGTATCGAGCAGGAAAAGGCAAGCGCCACGTTCAAGAACGGCGTTCTCACCGTCACGGTGCCGAAGTCGGCGTCTGCCGCCGAGAGCGTCCGCCGCATCGCCGTTAATTCGAGTCAGGCGTGA
- a CDS encoding sensor histidine kinase — translation MDITTVLSSPADRVVRETDMLMRGMAHDLDNMLAVIASGLVSIERGADQQQLARLVAGMKHAIRNAAALADDIAELSTDRGVTTERVSVEALIRGMEAQASTILGDGVDFRTEIARDLWPVRVLPNYLQFALFNLLANAADAMPKGGVLVLRAFNTFRSTASPTGAAGDFVRLEMVDSGEGIAPDVLTRVFDPFFTTRQSLKRTGLGLGQVRRFATQFGGDIAVESDQGAGTRVILHLPRAAPGRS, via the coding sequence ATGGACATCACGACTGTGTTGAGCAGCCCGGCCGATCGGGTAGTTCGCGAAACCGACATGCTGATGCGTGGAATGGCGCACGACTTGGACAACATGCTGGCGGTGATCGCCTCCGGTCTGGTCTCGATCGAGCGCGGAGCGGATCAGCAGCAGCTGGCGCGCCTCGTAGCCGGAATGAAGCACGCGATCCGGAATGCCGCCGCCCTGGCCGACGATATCGCGGAGCTCAGCACCGATCGCGGCGTGACGACCGAGCGGGTTTCGGTTGAAGCGCTGATCCGCGGGATGGAGGCGCAGGCCAGCACCATTCTGGGAGACGGCGTGGACTTTCGGACAGAGATCGCGCGTGACCTCTGGCCGGTCCGCGTCCTCCCCAATTATCTCCAGTTTGCGCTCTTCAATCTTCTGGCGAACGCCGCCGACGCGATGCCAAAAGGTGGCGTGCTGGTCCTGCGAGCCTTCAACACGTTCCGAAGCACGGCGAGCCCTACAGGCGCAGCGGGCGACTTCGTTCGGCTTGAAATGGTCGATTCCGGTGAAGGAATCGCGCCCGACGTTCTGACCCGCGTTTTCGATCCGTTCTTCACGACGAGGCAGTCGCTCAAGAGAACCGGACTCGGGTTGGGCCAGGTCCGACGGTTCGCGACCCAATTTGGCGGTGATATCGCGGTCGAAAGCGACCAAGGCGCTGGAACCCGAGTCATCCTGCACCTGCCGCGAGCAGCCCCGGGCAGGTCCTGA
- a CDS encoding NAD-dependent epimerase/dehydratase family protein, whose amino-acid sequence MDKPLVIITGATGNLGRSVAAVLSADYRIVGLDLKAEALTFPVIKVDLASDQSVLDALAQIRASQGGRVASVIHLAAYFDFTGKEHPLYRSVNVEGTRRLLRALQDFEVEQFVYSSTMLVHAPCAPGEQIDESWPIDPRWAYPKSKALAEEVIREEHGSIPYAILRFAGVYDEESAVPTLSNQIARIYEREFESFFYSGSPLVGQSMVHREDLVEAVRLAVQRRDTLPPDAEILVGEPEALGYDALQDEIGYLIHGIEDWPTLRVPKPVAAVGVWAQDKLEPVVPDAIDEGEKPFIKPFMIRLADDHYALDIGRAEKLLGWRPHHRLKDELPKMIAALKRDPLAWYKRNGLRPPHDLAEAAALGKHPEEVRRASDERYRREHSETRWAHFVNFMLGTWLLTQPPLIGVAEPLLRWTEIVSGALLIVFASLSLSWHAPWARWISAAIGAVVMAAPFVFWTDNPTAYLSDTLVGMLIFGFAVGTKPEVGPSPLARVTGPQVPQGWTYNPSSWTQRIPIIALALIGLYVSRYLAAYQLGYVSDVWEPFFLGSVDDPRNGTEEIITSEVSEAWPVSDAALGGYTYGLEILTGIVGSRARWRTMPWLVLLFGLMIAPLGIVSIFFIIIQPIWIGTWSTLALIGAAAMLIQIPYSLDELVAVGQFLRRRARAGKNVLRVFLFGDTDEGGAGDVPDEFDRPARAIVKDVAIGGVSLPWNLAIAAALAASLLFTRVTFGAAPPIADWDHLLGSLALTVISIAAAEVARSVRFLLIPIGAALCVTPFAFGAETLHSAYYVLLGLALIGLALRRGEVSAQYGSWNRLIA is encoded by the coding sequence ATGGATAAGCCACTTGTCATCATCACCGGCGCGACGGGCAATCTTGGACGTTCGGTGGCGGCTGTGCTTTCAGCGGATTACCGGATCGTCGGCCTCGATCTCAAAGCAGAGGCGCTGACCTTCCCGGTGATCAAGGTCGATCTTGCTTCGGACCAATCTGTGCTCGATGCCCTGGCGCAGATTCGCGCAAGCCAGGGTGGACGCGTGGCGTCGGTGATCCACCTGGCGGCCTACTTCGACTTCACGGGCAAGGAACATCCGCTCTACCGGTCGGTCAATGTAGAGGGCACGCGCCGGCTCCTGCGAGCGTTGCAGGACTTCGAAGTAGAACAGTTCGTCTATTCAAGCACGATGCTCGTGCACGCGCCGTGCGCGCCGGGCGAACAAATCGACGAGAGCTGGCCGATCGATCCCCGTTGGGCCTATCCGAAGTCAAAGGCGCTGGCCGAAGAGGTAATCCGCGAAGAACACGGCTCCATCCCCTATGCGATCTTGCGCTTCGCCGGCGTGTACGACGAGGAGTCGGCGGTGCCCACGCTGTCCAATCAGATAGCCCGGATTTACGAGCGCGAGTTCGAGAGCTTCTTCTATTCGGGCTCGCCGCTAGTGGGCCAGTCCATGGTCCATCGCGAGGATCTTGTAGAAGCTGTCCGTCTCGCCGTTCAACGCCGGGATACGCTGCCGCCCGATGCGGAGATCCTGGTCGGCGAGCCCGAAGCGCTGGGGTATGATGCGCTGCAAGACGAGATCGGATATCTCATCCACGGCATCGAGGACTGGCCGACGTTGCGAGTACCAAAGCCGGTGGCGGCAGTCGGTGTCTGGGCTCAGGATAAGCTCGAGCCCGTCGTCCCCGACGCAATCGACGAGGGTGAGAAGCCGTTCATCAAGCCCTTCATGATCCGGCTTGCGGATGACCATTACGCGCTGGATATCGGCCGCGCCGAGAAACTGCTGGGCTGGCGACCCCATCATCGCCTCAAGGATGAGCTCCCGAAGATGATCGCGGCGCTGAAGCGCGATCCTCTGGCTTGGTACAAGAGAAACGGTCTCCGGCCGCCGCACGATCTCGCCGAGGCCGCCGCGCTGGGCAAACATCCTGAGGAGGTCAGGAGGGCGAGCGACGAGCGCTACCGGAGGGAGCATTCCGAGACGCGCTGGGCGCATTTCGTAAACTTCATGCTCGGAACCTGGCTGCTCACTCAGCCGCCGCTGATCGGAGTAGCCGAGCCTCTGCTCCGATGGACCGAGATCGTCTCCGGCGCGCTGCTGATCGTCTTCGCATCGCTGTCGCTGAGCTGGCACGCACCCTGGGCGCGATGGATATCAGCCGCGATAGGCGCTGTCGTGATGGCAGCGCCGTTTGTCTTTTGGACCGACAATCCAACAGCATACCTTTCCGACACGCTGGTGGGTATGTTGATCTTCGGCTTTGCCGTCGGGACAAAGCCCGAAGTGGGGCCGTCACCTCTGGCGAGAGTGACCGGTCCGCAGGTGCCTCAGGGGTGGACGTATAATCCGTCGAGCTGGACCCAGCGCATCCCGATCATCGCCCTTGCACTGATCGGCCTCTATGTCTCCCGTTACCTCGCAGCATATCAGCTCGGCTATGTGTCCGACGTCTGGGAGCCCTTCTTTCTGGGAAGCGTCGACGACCCGCGCAACGGCACCGAGGAGATCATCACCAGCGAAGTCTCGGAAGCATGGCCTGTTTCCGATGCCGCGCTCGGCGGCTACACCTACGGCCTCGAGATCCTCACGGGAATCGTCGGGTCGCGCGCGCGCTGGCGGACCATGCCGTGGCTCGTGCTTCTGTTCGGACTGATGATCGCCCCGCTCGGGATTGTCTCGATCTTCTTCATCATCATCCAGCCGATCTGGATCGGCACCTGGAGCACGCTGGCGCTGATCGGCGCCGCGGCGATGCTGATCCAGATACCCTACTCGCTGGACGAACTGGTGGCGGTCGGCCAGTTCCTTCGCCGCCGTGCACGGGCAGGCAAGAATGTGCTTCGGGTCTTCCTGTTCGGGGACACGGACGAGGGCGGGGCTGGTGATGTGCCTGACGAGTTCGACCGACCGGCCCGCGCGATTGTGAAGGACGTGGCGATCGGTGGCGTGAGCCTGCCCTGGAACCTGGCCATTGCGGCCGCGCTGGCGGCATCGCTCTTGTTCACGCGGGTCACGTTCGGCGCAGCGCCGCCGATTGCGGATTGGGATCACCTGCTCGGATCACTGGCGCTGACCGTGATCTCGATAGCCGCCGCCGAGGTCGCGCGCTCCGTCCGCTTCCTGCTCATCCCCATTGGCGCGGCGCTCTGTGTCACGCCATTCGCTTTCGGCGCAGAGACTCTGCATTCGGCATATTATGTGCTGCTAGGTCTTGCGTTGATCGGTCTCGCCCTCCGGAGAGGCGAGGTGTCAGCGCAGTACGGGTCGTGGAACCGCCTGATTGCCTGA
- the cls gene encoding cardiolipin synthase — protein MNLGVALEWLAVTAPWAIRIGALIVVPFRRSPAATQSWLLLFFVAPWLGLVLYLAIGRPSHPRWRRQRVAQLWPIIDRAVSCIDRVARPAELPLVQASAASLVSGIGRMPLLQGNEVDFLTDYDATIDLLVEDIGHAEDHVHLLFYIFATDATGQKVIAALRQAALRGVRCRVLVDAIGSRTWAARIERELRPAGVEVHEMLPIRVLGRTTRFDLRNHRKIAVIDGRIGYTGSQNIIDSDQGWGWPNREVMVRVRGPVVGELQAVFVADWFLETEKELADGHLYPPADDAGSSLGQVLPSGPDLEHGGIDELFVALIHSARQRVLISTPYFVPSEPLLQALQVAILKGAEVHLLLSGRSDHPLVHLAQQSYYSELLSAGAVIHLFQPGFLHAKHMSIDEAVAVVGSSNVDMRSFALNSEISLVLYDREATLTLRQIERSRLEQSVPLRASDWERRNLARKCAENVARLFSPLL, from the coding sequence GTGAACCTGGGCGTCGCTCTCGAGTGGCTGGCCGTCACAGCGCCTTGGGCGATCCGTATCGGCGCGCTGATCGTTGTTCCCTTCCGCCGGTCGCCGGCTGCGACGCAAAGCTGGCTGCTCCTCTTCTTCGTGGCGCCGTGGCTCGGCCTCGTCCTCTATCTGGCGATCGGCCGGCCATCCCACCCTCGATGGCGTCGCCAGCGCGTCGCGCAACTCTGGCCGATCATTGACCGGGCGGTTTCCTGCATCGACCGGGTCGCCCGGCCGGCCGAGCTGCCGCTCGTCCAGGCGTCAGCGGCTTCCCTCGTTAGCGGGATCGGCCGCATGCCGCTCTTACAAGGCAATGAGGTCGACTTCCTGACGGACTACGACGCGACGATCGATCTCCTCGTTGAGGATATCGGGCACGCCGAGGACCATGTCCACCTTCTCTTCTACATCTTCGCCACGGACGCCACCGGCCAGAAAGTGATCGCCGCGCTGCGCCAGGCGGCGCTGCGCGGCGTCAGGTGCAGGGTCCTGGTCGATGCGATCGGATCGCGCACGTGGGCCGCCCGCATCGAGCGGGAGCTGCGGCCCGCAGGCGTCGAGGTTCACGAAATGCTGCCGATCCGCGTCCTCGGCCGCACCACGCGCTTCGACCTGCGCAATCACCGCAAGATCGCGGTAATCGACGGACGGATCGGTTACACCGGGTCCCAGAACATCATCGACTCCGATCAGGGATGGGGCTGGCCAAACCGAGAGGTGATGGTTCGGGTCCGAGGGCCGGTTGTCGGCGAATTGCAGGCGGTCTTCGTGGCGGACTGGTTCCTCGAGACGGAGAAGGAGCTCGCCGACGGACATCTCTACCCCCCGGCGGACGACGCGGGCAGCAGCCTCGGGCAAGTTCTGCCGAGCGGGCCCGATCTCGAGCATGGGGGCATCGACGAGCTTTTCGTTGCCCTCATCCACTCAGCTCGACAGCGTGTCCTGATCTCCACTCCCTACTTCGTCCCGAGCGAGCCCCTCCTGCAAGCGTTGCAGGTGGCGATCCTTAAGGGAGCCGAGGTCCACCTGCTGTTGTCCGGCCGCTCTGATCATCCGCTCGTACACCTCGCCCAGCAGTCGTACTATTCCGAGCTGCTGTCGGCCGGTGCGGTGATCCACCTGTTCCAGCCGGGCTTCCTGCACGCCAAGCATATGAGCATCGATGAGGCAGTCGCCGTCGTCGGATCGAGCAACGTCGACATGCGATCATTTGCCCTGAATTCGGAGATCAGCCTCGTCCTTTACGACCGCGAGGCGACACTTACCTTGCGCCAGATCGAGCGCTCAAGGCTGGAACAATCCGTCCCACTGAGAGCAAGCGACTGGGAGCGCCGCAATCTCGCGCGCAAGTGTGCCGAGAACGTAGCGCGGCTCTTCAGCCCGTTGTTGTGA
- the ybaL gene encoding YbaL family putative K(+) efflux transporter has product MHHDAPLIATIVAGLVAAFIAGTVAHRLKISPIAGYLLAGAFVGPSMPGFAADPEIASQLAEIGVILLMFGVGLHFSLRDLLSVKKIAVPGALIQIVVATLFGMALAWALGWRAGQGLVFGLALSVASTVVLVRALQVHNLVQTDQGRIAVGWLVVEDLVMVLALVLLPSVAAILSGTSANAGAAAASAVTTTLLKVAGFIALMLLVGRRAMPAVLHWVADTGSRELFRLAVLAIALGVAFGAALVFDVSFALGAFFAGMILGETQLSRLATEEILPFRDAFSVLFFVSAGMLFDPAVILNQPIALLATLAIILVGKSAAAYAIVRSFGYRDQTAITISASLAQIGEFSFILAGLGVSAGLLPPQGRDLILAAAIISIFLNPLLFSFVTRQGVRPLRHAGPAEGSSEEPAPEQGPPPGHVIIVGYGRVGRFIAATLGASGYALSIVEDSREAVQAAQAEGLRAVQGNATEASILTRAGITGASTLLIAIPEGFEAAIIAKRARAMNPDLRIIARAHSEAEVDHLQAMGADAIVLAEKAAAAKMAALVSEAESEDVDGLAHLVES; this is encoded by the coding sequence ATGCACCATGACGCACCATTAATCGCCACGATTGTCGCCGGCCTGGTCGCTGCTTTCATCGCAGGGACCGTGGCGCACCGGCTCAAGATATCCCCGATCGCGGGCTATCTGCTCGCTGGCGCCTTCGTCGGGCCGTCGATGCCCGGCTTCGCGGCGGACCCGGAAATCGCATCGCAGCTTGCCGAGATCGGTGTCATTCTCCTGATGTTCGGCGTCGGCCTGCACTTCTCGCTGCGGGATCTCCTGTCAGTGAAAAAGATCGCGGTCCCTGGAGCGTTGATCCAGATCGTTGTCGCAACGCTATTCGGCATGGCGCTGGCCTGGGCGCTCGGGTGGCGCGCTGGCCAGGGCCTAGTCTTCGGTCTCGCGCTATCCGTTGCGAGCACTGTCGTCCTAGTGCGGGCTCTTCAGGTGCACAACCTCGTCCAGACCGATCAAGGCCGCATCGCGGTGGGCTGGCTGGTCGTCGAGGACCTGGTGATGGTGCTGGCGCTGGTGCTTCTGCCGTCCGTAGCCGCCATCCTGTCGGGCACATCGGCGAACGCGGGCGCCGCTGCCGCGAGCGCCGTGACCACTACGCTGCTGAAGGTGGCGGGCTTCATTGCGCTGATGCTCCTCGTGGGCCGCCGCGCGATGCCGGCAGTCCTTCACTGGGTGGCCGATACCGGTTCCCGCGAGTTGTTCCGTCTGGCAGTACTCGCGATCGCCCTTGGCGTTGCCTTCGGCGCCGCGCTCGTCTTCGACGTCTCGTTCGCTCTCGGCGCCTTCTTCGCCGGCATGATCCTGGGTGAAACCCAGCTCAGCCGGCTCGCGACCGAGGAGATCCTCCCGTTCCGAGACGCCTTTTCCGTCCTGTTCTTCGTTTCGGCCGGCATGCTGTTCGACCCAGCGGTGATCCTCAATCAGCCGATTGCGCTTCTGGCGACGCTCGCCATCATCCTGGTCGGCAAGTCCGCGGCTGCCTATGCCATCGTCCGATCGTTCGGATATCGTGACCAAACCGCGATCACGATCTCGGCAAGCCTGGCACAGATCGGCGAGTTCTCGTTCATTCTTGCCGGCCTTGGCGTCAGCGCCGGCCTTCTGCCTCCCCAGGGCCGGGACCTGATCCTCGCGGCCGCTATCATCTCGATCTTCCTTAATCCCCTGCTCTTTTCATTCGTAACCAGGCAGGGGGTTCGTCCACTTCGGCACGCCGGCCCTGCGGAAGGATCTTCAGAAGAGCCGGCGCCCGAGCAGGGCCCGCCCCCTGGGCATGTGATTATCGTGGGCTATGGCCGAGTCGGCCGCTTCATCGCTGCAACGCTCGGGGCCTCGGGATACGCGCTGAGCATAGTCGAGGACAGCAGAGAGGCCGTGCAAGCAGCGCAAGCGGAAGGGCTGCGCGCCGTCCAGGGTAACGCCACCGAAGCTTCCATCCTCACGCGGGCCGGCATCACCGGGGCATCGACGCTGCTGATCGCGATCCCTGAGGGGTTCGAAGCCGCGATCATCGCGAAGCGTGCCCGCGCCATGAACCCGGACCTGCGCATCATCGCGCGTGCCCATTCGGAGGCGGAGGTGGACCACCTGCAGGCGATGGGTGCTGACGCAATCGTCCTGGCGGAGAAGGCAGCAGCAGCCAAGATGGCGGCGCTGGTCTCAGAAGCGGAGTCCGAGGATGTCGACGGACTCGCTCACCTGGTGGAGAGCTAA